The Desulfohalovibrio reitneri genome contains a region encoding:
- a CDS encoding PTS sugar transporter subunit IIB, with the protein MFWVRIDNRLVHGQIIEAWLPYTGADVLVVVNDELAQDDLRQEIMAMAIPQDVTLRFASIDRASDVVADLSVGGHAENVLVLLATCPDAKRAFEEGLRFDELNVGNLHYGPGKKQVCPHVSLSGEDESCLEFFSQREVQLDYRCVPNDPVQIKGRR; encoded by the coding sequence ATGTTCTGGGTTCGCATCGACAATCGCCTGGTGCACGGTCAGATCATCGAGGCTTGGCTCCCTTATACTGGGGCTGACGTGCTGGTGGTGGTCAACGACGAGTTGGCCCAGGACGACCTGCGCCAGGAAATCATGGCCATGGCGATCCCGCAGGACGTGACCCTGCGTTTCGCCAGTATCGACAGGGCCTCCGATGTGGTGGCGGACCTCAGCGTGGGAGGCCACGCCGAAAACGTTCTCGTCCTTTTGGCCACATGTCCCGATGCCAAACGGGCGTTCGAAGAGGGGTTGCGCTTCGATGAGTTGAACGTGGGCAACCTCCACTACGGGCCGGGAAAGAAACAGGTTTGCCCCCACGTGTCCCTCAGCGGTGAGGACGAAAGCTGTCTTGAATTCTTCTCCCAGCGGGAGGTACAACTGGATTACCGCTGCGTGCCCAACGACCCCGTGCAGATAAAGGGGAGGCGCTGA
- a CDS encoding class I adenylate cyclase, which translates to MPTRIQGLAEQCRQVSTSRLLGDWEEWRKHFGQAVNILARTGANDDAWRAADVVALRLYQAATASNSISVRIFSIRALSRLGSFGVGLAVDLCASGAIGESHLVALNSKMEPRERLLLCNEALSNSTFPSFLNPLLEQALEDARQLEPAQAAGFVDEAASGPGGIDHMVARALRQGIFGRWLSDGGAGELSRDSAHRVCRAVSALRERELVPTVVASLADEAKRLPPAALRLAAECAPRGVHAEETARLVSAAFAKGDVSSRKATVLALICMRWPRTPRVLAAIHSRMPGYRRHLLPALLLLGEEGFAQFLNLVSEGERREISHRLFELIAELQPEFCLAVLRRRELLGAREVREDVAQGLREVFGKLERAAGEGCRVSVPTRPRTLQGPTLRSGFFAKLLGRDKAGLQEEAKRSMDISDLDLEGTGLEGAALKDRAIRRLKLRGVFVQSSLFENCAFVDSDLSSATLRSAEFVNCTFTECSFIESVFLECRFTACTFLRCDFAGAWLENSAFGSCVLRESHGAGASLLNVRASEFEAVCCLLHGLQAVRCRFESGRFARCRFNGSGWLELTTRGVAFERCGLSGMTLADCRFYSSPAVNCDFTGTLERGTQADEPGWLAFLQELLAERVLEMTGDSAEWSGDILDSEDGEWFAERCLRVWQRHRAMAVDEEAMQSENHRRLDLMRRRMSPDQAEFATMLPLLLGGEGLDTAYASAAGPPCEIHGYHPSLEAVRLVKKYFPEAGFRARGGVGIAGLYAMGSMGTLAQTRESDLDCWVCLEEGTDEEKVERLRGKLAGLEKWAWERFGLETHFFLMRLEDVRANRFGISDQDSSGTAQALLLKDEFYRTALKLAGDMPAWWLLPPGLGREEYRERCRDALLYPLLEPPRVCDLGALEPIPPQEFFGACMWQIVKAIKSPFKSVMKFGLLERYAEEAGKGRLLLCDRIKGRIQLGTAPVFSLDPYAALFQEVRELYLRREDEEALRLMREAYLLKAGLDQVRMELGQPRHADEDVLVGWLTDEKGMGGFSSLRRDTATWGFTKTVEMGRLVNTYVLATYNRIRERLGEGEALLAAKISPEDLTKLGRRITALYSRKKGKIERLPFAALSGREFSELVLAADKAPGKRTVWHLSGKRGGASKLLRKEADPARLLLWAVANGVYAAGQMVRGDRTAAPSPRRTPANWWTCSRTFSPPKRYSRWISPPAWRRRRWSALYCFSI; encoded by the coding sequence ATGCCGACCCGGATACAGGGCCTGGCCGAACAGTGCAGGCAAGTCTCCACGAGTCGCCTTCTGGGTGACTGGGAGGAATGGCGCAAGCATTTTGGTCAGGCGGTGAACATTCTGGCGCGAACAGGCGCGAACGACGATGCCTGGCGTGCCGCGGACGTGGTTGCCCTGCGGCTGTACCAGGCCGCCACGGCTTCTAATTCCATATCCGTGCGGATATTTTCCATCCGGGCCTTGAGCAGGCTCGGGTCTTTCGGAGTCGGGTTGGCGGTGGACTTGTGCGCCTCCGGGGCCATTGGGGAAAGCCATCTCGTCGCGTTGAACTCGAAAATGGAACCTCGCGAGCGTCTTTTGTTGTGCAACGAGGCGCTTAGCAACTCCACCTTTCCATCATTCCTGAACCCTCTCCTGGAACAGGCCCTGGAAGACGCCCGGCAGCTTGAACCGGCCCAGGCCGCTGGTTTTGTCGACGAGGCCGCGTCTGGACCAGGCGGAATCGACCACATGGTCGCCCGCGCGTTGCGGCAGGGTATTTTCGGCAGGTGGCTGAGCGACGGAGGAGCCGGGGAGCTTTCGAGGGATTCCGCGCATCGGGTCTGTCGGGCCGTATCGGCGTTGCGGGAGCGTGAACTGGTGCCCACGGTCGTCGCATCCCTGGCTGACGAAGCCAAACGGCTTCCTCCGGCCGCCCTGCGCCTGGCCGCCGAGTGCGCGCCCCGTGGAGTCCATGCCGAGGAGACCGCCCGGCTGGTATCCGCCGCGTTCGCAAAGGGTGACGTATCCTCGCGCAAGGCCACGGTTCTCGCCCTTATATGCATGCGCTGGCCGCGCACGCCTCGAGTTCTGGCCGCCATCCACTCCCGTATGCCGGGATACAGGCGGCACCTGCTCCCCGCCTTGCTGCTGCTGGGCGAAGAAGGGTTCGCTCAGTTTCTCAACCTTGTTAGCGAGGGGGAGCGCCGGGAGATTTCCCACCGGCTTTTCGAACTTATCGCCGAGTTGCAGCCGGAATTCTGCTTGGCTGTGCTACGGCGCAGAGAACTTCTTGGAGCCAGGGAGGTGAGGGAGGATGTGGCCCAAGGCCTGCGAGAGGTTTTTGGGAAGCTGGAGCGGGCCGCCGGTGAGGGGTGCCGGGTGTCTGTCCCCACGAGACCGCGCACCCTGCAAGGTCCGACCTTGCGAAGTGGCTTTTTCGCCAAGCTCCTGGGCAGGGACAAGGCCGGACTCCAGGAAGAGGCCAAGCGGTCGATGGATATTTCCGATCTAGACTTGGAGGGAACCGGCCTGGAGGGAGCCGCGCTCAAGGACCGCGCCATTCGTCGGCTGAAACTGCGGGGTGTGTTCGTTCAATCCAGCCTGTTCGAAAACTGCGCCTTCGTCGACTCCGATTTATCCAGCGCCACGCTGCGTTCTGCCGAGTTCGTGAACTGCACCTTTACGGAGTGCTCCTTCATCGAGAGCGTTTTTCTGGAATGCCGCTTTACGGCGTGTACGTTTTTACGCTGCGATTTCGCCGGGGCGTGGCTGGAAAACAGTGCGTTTGGATCCTGCGTGCTTCGTGAGTCGCATGGTGCGGGAGCCAGCCTGCTTAACGTGCGGGCAAGTGAATTCGAGGCGGTGTGCTGCCTGCTGCACGGTTTGCAAGCGGTTCGATGCCGCTTTGAATCCGGGCGGTTCGCACGTTGTCGATTCAATGGAAGCGGTTGGCTGGAGCTCACCACTCGGGGTGTCGCCTTCGAGCGGTGCGGACTGTCAGGGATGACCCTGGCTGACTGCCGCTTTTATTCCAGTCCGGCGGTGAATTGTGATTTTACCGGAACACTGGAGCGTGGGACTCAGGCTGATGAGCCGGGATGGCTTGCTTTCCTCCAGGAGCTACTTGCCGAGCGTGTGCTGGAAATGACTGGCGACAGTGCGGAGTGGAGCGGCGACATCCTGGACAGTGAGGACGGGGAATGGTTCGCGGAGCGCTGTCTGCGTGTTTGGCAACGCCACCGCGCCATGGCTGTGGACGAGGAGGCCATGCAGTCCGAGAACCACCGCCGCCTGGATCTCATGCGCCGGCGCATGTCCCCGGACCAGGCCGAGTTCGCGACAATGCTGCCGCTTCTCCTCGGCGGAGAGGGATTGGATACGGCTTACGCATCCGCGGCCGGACCGCCGTGTGAAATCCATGGCTACCACCCGTCTTTGGAGGCCGTTCGCCTGGTGAAAAAGTATTTTCCGGAAGCCGGGTTCCGCGCCCGGGGAGGCGTTGGCATTGCCGGGCTCTACGCCATGGGCAGCATGGGGACACTGGCCCAGACCAGGGAATCGGACCTGGACTGCTGGGTTTGTCTCGAGGAGGGAACGGACGAAGAGAAAGTGGAGCGGCTGCGTGGCAAGCTTGCCGGGCTGGAGAAATGGGCCTGGGAGCGCTTCGGCCTGGAGACGCATTTTTTTCTCATGCGCTTGGAGGACGTGCGCGCCAACCGGTTCGGCATCAGCGACCAGGATAGTTCGGGAACCGCCCAGGCTCTCTTGCTCAAAGACGAGTTCTACCGCACGGCCTTGAAGCTGGCCGGGGATATGCCGGCCTGGTGGCTGCTTCCTCCGGGGCTTGGGCGCGAAGAGTATCGCGAGCGTTGCCGGGACGCTCTGCTCTATCCCCTTTTGGAACCGCCGAGAGTGTGCGACTTGGGGGCCCTGGAGCCCATTCCACCCCAGGAGTTCTTCGGGGCGTGCATGTGGCAGATCGTCAAGGCCATCAAGAGTCCCTTCAAGTCCGTAATGAAGTTCGGCCTGCTGGAGCGGTACGCGGAGGAGGCGGGCAAAGGGCGGCTCCTTCTCTGCGACCGTATCAAGGGGCGCATCCAGTTGGGAACGGCCCCGGTGTTTTCCCTGGATCCCTACGCCGCGTTGTTTCAGGAAGTGCGTGAATTGTATCTCAGGCGCGAGGATGAGGAGGCGCTGAGGCTCATGCGCGAGGCCTACCTGCTCAAGGCCGGGCTCGACCAGGTGCGGATGGAACTGGGCCAGCCCCGCCACGCCGACGAAGACGTGCTGGTTGGCTGGCTGACGGACGAAAAGGGTATGGGCGGCTTTTCCAGCCTGCGGCGCGACACCGCCACCTGGGGATTCACCAAAACCGTCGAGATGGGCCGTCTGGTAAATACCTACGTCCTGGCCACCTACAACCGCATCCGGGAGCGACTTGGCGAGGGGGAGGCCCTGCTCGCCGCCAAAATATCGCCCGAGGACCTGACCAAGCTGGGGCGGCGCATAACAGCTCTATATTCCAGAAAAAAAGGAAAGATTGAGCGCCTGCCCTTCGCCGCCCTCTCGGGTAGGGAATTCAGCGAGTTGGTCCTGGCCGCGGATAAGGCTCCGGGCAAACGTACCGTCTGGCACCTCAGCGGTAAGCGGGGGGGGGCGTCCAAGCTGTTGCGAAAGGAGGCTGATCCGGCTCGACTCCTGCTGTGGGCGGTGGCCAACGGGGTGTATGCAGCCGGCCAAATGGTGCGCGGCGACAGGACGGCGGCCCCCTCTCCGCGGAGGACACCAGCAAATTGGTGGACTTGTTCGCGGACTTTTTCCCCGCCAAAAAGGTATTCGAGGTGGATCTCGCCTCCTGCC
- a CDS encoding PTS sugar transporter subunit IIC — protein MDHTRRFFFAFFGVFRFGVVLAMLDRPLVVGLAWALVSGDFKTALGICVFFELIWLDLFPAGTYIPPHRPAAAVTALALATAFGLHQPSMAVPAILAGLGAGLLGNRLEQELRSWQNHQYNQLVRASREDAGDYSPERTVRRGVLVNVLVATAAFLGILTAFFVLFPLVLPMWSSTASASEITWLNLWLGGSVGGLLSLRWKRAYGLVVAGVLVVAMSGLIGMSQF, from the coding sequence CTGGATCACACTCGGCGCTTTTTTTTTGCCTTTTTCGGTGTATTTCGGTTCGGTGTCGTGTTGGCCATGCTGGACCGGCCGCTCGTCGTTGGGCTTGCCTGGGCCCTGGTAAGCGGGGATTTCAAGACTGCCCTCGGCATTTGCGTTTTTTTTGAACTCATCTGGCTCGATCTTTTTCCCGCCGGAACCTACATACCGCCACACCGGCCCGCGGCCGCCGTAACCGCTCTGGCCCTGGCAACAGCCTTTGGCCTGCATCAGCCGTCCATGGCGGTGCCGGCCATTCTGGCGGGATTAGGAGCGGGGCTGCTCGGCAACAGGCTGGAGCAGGAACTGCGAAGCTGGCAGAACCACCAGTACAATCAGTTGGTTCGCGCCTCCCGCGAGGACGCGGGGGATTATTCTCCGGAACGCACCGTTCGCAGGGGGGTGTTGGTCAATGTTCTGGTGGCTACGGCCGCTTTCCTGGGGATACTGACCGCCTTTTTCGTCCTCTTTCCCCTGGTGCTGCCCATGTGGTCATCCACGGCCTCGGCTTCGGAGATTACCTGGCTCAACCTTTGGCTGGGCGGTTCGGTGGGAGGCCTGCTCTCTCTGCGCTGGAAGCGGGCCTACGGTCTTGTGGTGGCCGGCGTGCTTGTCGTGGCCATGAGCGGTCTCATTGGCATGTCTCAATTCTGA